One Lachancea thermotolerans CBS 6340 chromosome F complete sequence DNA window includes the following coding sequences:
- the PRE1 gene encoding proteasome core particle subunit beta 4 (highly similar to uniprot|P22141 Saccharomyces cerevisiae YER012W PRE1 20S proteasome beta-type subunit localizes to the nucleus throughout the cell cycle) codes for MDIILGIRVQNTVILATSKAVTRGISVLKADDDKTRQLSEHVLMAYSGEAGDAVQFSEYIQANIQLYSIRENYELSPKAVSSFVRQELAKSIRSRRPYQVNVLIGGYDAHQKKPELYQIDYLGTKVELPYAAHGYSGFYTFSLLDHHYRPDMTVEEGLKLLKLCIEELQRRMPVDFKGVLVKVVDENGVREVEDF; via the coding sequence ATGGATATTATTTTGGGTATAAGGGTGCAGAACACTGTCATATTAGCGACTTCTAAAGCTGTGACTAGAGGTATTTCAGTGCTGAAAGCGGATGATGACAAGACTAGACAACTGTCCGAGCATGTTTTGATGGCTTACAGTGGAGAGGCAGGTGATGCCGTGCAATTCTCGGAGTATATTCAGGCAAACATCCAACTGTATTCCATCAGAGAAAACTACGAACTTTCGCCAAAGGCGGTATCCAGTTTTGTGAGACAAGAACTGGCGAAGTCGATACGTTCAAGAAGACCCTACCAGGTCAATGTACTTATCGGTGGCTACGATGCACACCAGAAAAAGCCTGAACTTTACCAGATTGACTACTTAGGCACAAAGGTGGAACTGCCATACGCTGCGCATGGGTACTCAGGTTTTTACACATTCTCGCTACTTGACCATCACTATAGACCTGACATGACCGTGGAAGAAGGCCTCAAGCTGTTAAAGCTTTGCATTGAAGAGCTGCAGCGCAGGATGCCAGTTGACTTCAAGGGCGTTTTAGTTAAggttgttgatgaaaatggAGTTCGCGAAGTCGAGGACTTCTAA